In Paenarthrobacter sp. GOM3, a single window of DNA contains:
- a CDS encoding biotin--[acetyl-CoA-carboxylase] ligase — protein sequence MDAEQPESSEPHVPSVAGDRPGLDRQALLQPDFLSATGISQLNIVESTGSTNQDLVRAVTVEPKKWADLAVLTAEHQTAARGRLDRHWESPERSAVSVSMVLRPVTADGMPVPTQSYSWISLLAAVALREALQETAGVTAEIKWPNDVLVNGRKIAGILAQMTPLGDGSVPAVILGVGLNVSLAEDELPVPTATSLALEGATTTDRTALLKSYLSRFARLYRSFCNAEGDPAAGLAGGQSLHKRVESAMVTLGREVRAHLPGDNELVGHASRLDEHGSLLVVDHGGREHVITAGDVVHLRATESGYA from the coding sequence ATGGATGCCGAACAGCCAGAGAGCAGCGAACCGCACGTCCCCTCCGTCGCCGGTGACCGGCCCGGGTTGGATCGCCAGGCGCTGCTTCAGCCGGACTTCTTGTCGGCGACGGGCATCTCCCAACTGAACATTGTCGAGTCAACCGGCTCCACCAACCAGGACCTGGTGCGGGCCGTCACTGTTGAGCCAAAGAAGTGGGCCGACCTCGCCGTCCTGACCGCAGAACACCAGACTGCTGCCCGCGGACGACTGGACAGGCATTGGGAATCGCCCGAACGCTCCGCGGTGTCGGTGTCCATGGTGCTGCGTCCCGTCACCGCCGACGGCATGCCCGTTCCTACGCAAAGCTATTCGTGGATTTCTCTTCTGGCTGCCGTCGCGTTGCGGGAGGCCCTGCAGGAAACGGCCGGTGTGACCGCGGAGATCAAATGGCCCAATGATGTCCTGGTAAACGGACGCAAGATCGCAGGGATACTGGCCCAGATGACACCCTTGGGGGACGGGTCGGTGCCCGCCGTGATCCTGGGAGTTGGACTCAACGTGTCCTTGGCCGAAGACGAACTTCCGGTGCCCACGGCCACGTCACTCGCCCTGGAAGGGGCCACGACGACGGACCGCACCGCGCTGCTGAAGAGCTACCTATCGCGTTTTGCGCGGTTGTACCGCAGCTTCTGCAACGCCGAAGGTGACCCCGCTGCCGGCCTGGCCGGGGGACAGTCCCTGCATAAGCGCGTTGAATCCGCCATGGTGACATTGGGCCGCGAAGTCCGGGCCCACTTGCCTGGTGACAATGAACTGGTGGGGCATGCGTCCCGCCTTGATGAGCACGGTTCGTTGCTGGTGGTGGACCACGGTGGCAGGGAGCACGTTATTACAGCCGGGGATGTGGTGCATTTGCGCGCCACAGAAAGCGGTTATGCGTAA
- a CDS encoding acyl-CoA carboxylase subunit epsilon gives MSAPKHRADTAPDQGPATPLFSVVKGEPTAEELAAIAAVVVSLGAPSEAAASKPNVRHWVRRQQLRLDPTPGPGAWRRSRG, from the coding sequence GTGAGCGCGCCGAAGCACCGCGCCGATACGGCGCCCGATCAAGGACCGGCCACCCCGCTTTTCTCGGTGGTCAAGGGCGAACCGACGGCCGAAGAGCTCGCGGCGATTGCCGCCGTCGTGGTTTCACTGGGTGCACCTTCGGAAGCTGCCGCATCGAAGCCGAATGTCCGGCATTGGGTGCGTCGCCAGCAACTGCGTTTGGACCCGACTCCGGGTCCGGGTGCATGGAGGCGCAGTCGCGGATAG
- a CDS encoding DUF885 domain-containing protein, translating into MTTANTPVRPKSAIDAVADAYTEKLIELNPSFATTLGLPGHETEYQDYSPAGAEAHAEATRLALDALAGLEPSDDVDAVTLDAMRERLGLELEIHESGWDAADLNNIASPAQDIRAIFDLMPTDTVEQWEHIAGRAANVPGAIEGYIVSLRTAAASGKVASARQVRIVIEQTGRYAAEDGFFAKMASLTAINGQPLPADVQDRLDAGTSAARSAYSGLGAYLRDELLPLAPEKDAVGRERYALASRSFVGAEVDLEETYAWGVQELERLIGEQEKVAGQIKPGASIEEAKAILNNDPARQIRGTDALKAWMQELSDRAVSELADVHFDIPDVMKTLECMIAPTDEGGIYYTGPSDDFSRPGRMWWSVPAGEDTFTTWSETTTVFHEGVPGHHLQVATATYRRELLNNWRRNVCWVSGHGEGWALYAEQLMLELGYLKDPGDHMGMLDGQRMRAARVVFDIGVHLELPVPERWGTGTWTPEKGFDFLKANLDISEGQLQFEFTRYLGWPGQAPSYKVGQRLWEQIRAELEGREGFDLKSFHSKALNIGSVGLDVLRRALLG; encoded by the coding sequence GTGACTACTGCAAACACCCCCGTACGCCCGAAGTCCGCCATCGATGCCGTCGCTGACGCGTACACAGAAAAGCTGATCGAACTCAACCCCAGCTTCGCCACCACGCTTGGGCTGCCGGGACACGAAACCGAATACCAGGACTACTCGCCCGCCGGTGCCGAGGCTCATGCGGAGGCCACACGGTTGGCATTGGACGCCCTGGCCGGCCTTGAGCCTTCGGATGACGTGGACGCCGTCACCCTGGACGCCATGCGCGAGCGGCTCGGACTGGAGCTAGAGATCCACGAGTCCGGTTGGGACGCCGCCGACCTCAACAACATCGCCTCACCCGCCCAGGACATTCGTGCGATTTTCGACCTCATGCCCACAGACACGGTGGAACAGTGGGAGCATATTGCCGGCCGTGCAGCTAATGTTCCCGGGGCGATTGAGGGGTACATCGTTTCCCTCCGGACCGCTGCCGCGTCGGGCAAAGTAGCTTCTGCCCGGCAGGTTCGGATTGTCATCGAGCAGACCGGCCGATACGCAGCCGAGGACGGATTCTTCGCCAAGATGGCTTCATTGACCGCCATTAATGGCCAGCCGTTGCCCGCCGATGTTCAGGACAGGCTCGACGCCGGCACTTCGGCCGCGCGTTCGGCGTACAGCGGCCTGGGTGCTTACCTCCGGGACGAGCTCCTCCCCCTCGCTCCGGAAAAAGACGCGGTCGGGCGCGAACGCTACGCGCTGGCCTCCCGTTCATTTGTTGGCGCCGAAGTGGATCTCGAGGAAACCTACGCGTGGGGCGTCCAGGAGCTTGAACGGCTCATCGGGGAACAGGAAAAGGTTGCGGGGCAGATCAAGCCAGGCGCATCCATTGAAGAAGCCAAGGCCATCCTCAACAACGACCCCGCCCGCCAGATCAGGGGCACCGACGCGCTCAAAGCCTGGATGCAGGAACTCTCCGACCGTGCCGTGTCTGAGCTGGCCGACGTCCACTTCGATATTCCCGACGTCATGAAAACCCTCGAGTGCATGATCGCCCCTACCGATGAGGGTGGCATCTACTACACCGGCCCCTCTGACGACTTCTCCCGGCCCGGGCGCATGTGGTGGTCAGTTCCAGCAGGCGAGGACACGTTCACCACGTGGTCCGAAACCACCACGGTCTTCCACGAAGGCGTCCCCGGCCACCACCTCCAAGTGGCCACGGCAACCTACCGCCGGGAACTCCTGAACAACTGGCGCCGCAATGTCTGCTGGGTCTCCGGCCACGGCGAAGGCTGGGCCCTCTACGCAGAGCAACTCATGCTGGAACTCGGATACCTCAAGGACCCGGGCGACCACATGGGCATGCTGGACGGACAACGCATGCGGGCAGCCCGTGTGGTCTTCGACATCGGCGTCCACCTGGAACTGCCCGTCCCTGAACGCTGGGGCACCGGTACCTGGACCCCTGAAAAGGGCTTCGACTTCCTCAAGGCCAACCTCGACATCAGCGAAGGGCAACTCCAGTTCGAGTTCACGCGCTACCTCGGCTGGCCAGGACAAGCACCCTCCTACAAGGTGGGTCAGCGATTGTGGGAGCAGATCCGGGCCGAGCTGGAAGGCCGGGAAGGCTTCGACCTGAAGTCCTTCCACAGCAAGGCGCTGAACATCGGCTCCGTCGGTTTGGACGTGCTGCGGCGGGCCTTGCTGGGCTGA
- a CDS encoding acyl-CoA carboxylase subunit beta, with translation MSHDLTTTAGKIADFRDRQARAEQPSGPEAIEKQHARGKNTARERIDLLLDPESFVEFDALAVHRSTAFGMEKKKPLGDGVVSGYGTVDGRLVAIYSQDFSVYGGSLSQVNGEKIVKVQEFALRNGCPVVGINDGGGARIQEGVASLAMFADIFRNNVHASGVVPQISLIMGPCAGGAAYSPALTDYVVMVDKTSHMFITGPDVIKTVTGEDVDMETLGGARQHNATTGTSTYLASDEADAIEFVRELLDFLPSNNLSEAPVVEHDQELEVDDDDLALDGLIPDSANQPYDMRKVIEQIVDDAHFLEMQSLYAPNVMIGYGRVEGHTVGIVANQPMQFAGTLDISASEKAARFVRHCDAFNIPIITLVDVPGFLPGKDQEFQGIIRRGAKLLYAYAEATVPKLTVITRKAYGGAYIVMGSKKLGADLNLAWPTAQIGVMGAQGAVNILYRRDLAAVAEAGGDVEAKRAEIIQGYEEELLNPYQAAQLGYVDAVIAPSDTRLQIIRGLRALRDKRASLPTKKHGNIPL, from the coding sequence ATGAGCCACGATCTGACAACGACAGCGGGAAAGATTGCCGACTTCCGCGACCGCCAGGCACGTGCCGAGCAACCCTCCGGCCCGGAAGCGATCGAGAAGCAGCACGCACGCGGCAAGAACACCGCCCGCGAACGGATCGACCTCCTGCTTGACCCTGAATCGTTCGTCGAGTTCGACGCCCTCGCAGTCCACCGCTCCACCGCGTTCGGCATGGAAAAGAAGAAGCCCCTGGGTGACGGCGTTGTCTCCGGCTACGGCACCGTGGACGGCCGCCTCGTCGCCATTTACAGCCAGGACTTCAGTGTTTACGGCGGCTCGCTGAGCCAGGTCAACGGCGAGAAGATCGTCAAGGTCCAGGAATTTGCCCTCCGCAACGGCTGCCCGGTTGTGGGCATCAACGACGGCGGCGGCGCGCGTATCCAGGAAGGCGTCGCCTCGCTGGCCATGTTTGCGGACATCTTCCGCAACAACGTCCACGCTTCCGGCGTGGTCCCCCAGATTTCCCTCATCATGGGCCCGTGCGCCGGCGGCGCCGCGTACTCACCCGCGCTGACCGACTACGTGGTCATGGTGGACAAGACCTCCCACATGTTCATCACCGGACCCGACGTCATCAAGACCGTCACCGGCGAAGACGTAGACATGGAAACCCTCGGCGGAGCGCGGCAGCACAACGCCACCACCGGCACCTCCACTTACCTGGCATCAGACGAAGCGGATGCCATTGAGTTCGTCCGCGAACTCCTTGATTTCCTGCCCTCCAACAACCTGTCCGAGGCCCCGGTTGTAGAACACGACCAAGAGCTGGAAGTCGACGACGACGACCTCGCCCTGGACGGTTTGATTCCCGATTCTGCCAACCAGCCCTACGACATGCGCAAGGTCATTGAGCAGATCGTGGATGACGCCCACTTCCTGGAGATGCAGTCGCTGTACGCGCCTAACGTCATGATCGGTTACGGCCGCGTTGAAGGTCACACGGTGGGTATCGTGGCAAACCAGCCGATGCAGTTCGCCGGCACGCTGGATATCTCAGCATCAGAAAAGGCCGCGCGGTTTGTCCGCCACTGCGATGCTTTCAACATACCGATCATCACCCTGGTCGACGTGCCCGGCTTCCTGCCCGGCAAGGACCAGGAGTTCCAGGGCATCATCCGCCGCGGCGCCAAGCTGCTCTACGCCTACGCCGAAGCCACCGTTCCCAAGCTCACCGTCATCACCCGCAAGGCTTACGGTGGCGCGTACATCGTCATGGGCTCCAAGAAGCTCGGCGCAGACCTGAACCTCGCCTGGCCCACCGCCCAGATCGGCGTCATGGGCGCACAGGGTGCGGTGAACATTCTGTACCGTCGCGATCTTGCTGCTGTTGCCGAAGCCGGCGGTGATGTCGAGGCCAAGCGGGCCGAGATCATCCAGGGCTACGAGGAAGAACTCCTCAACCCCTACCAGGCGGCCCAGTTGGGCTACGTGGACGCTGTCATCGCTCCGTCCGACACGCGCCTCCAGATCATCCGCGGCCTCCGGGCCCTCCGCGACAAGCGCGCGAGCCTGCCCACCAAGAAGCACGGAAACATCCCGCTGTGA
- a CDS encoding SDR family oxidoreductase, producing MTSSNDASRALPQAETPYVATGSLKGKTILMSGGSRGIGLAIATRAARDGANIVLMAKTGDPHPKLEGTVFTAAEQLVAAGGQALPLVGDVRNDDDVAAAVAAAVERFGGIDVVVNNASAIDLSRTDAVDMKRYDLMQDINVRGTFLLSKLALPALRESSHAHILTLSPPLNLDPKWAGMHLAYTMAKYGMSLTTLGLAEELKDDGVSVNSLWPCTLIDTAAIRNMPGGQQIVQAARGPEIMADAAHAVLTGSGATGNFFTDEQVLRAAGVSDFTPYSLGAPEDRLVPDIFL from the coding sequence ATGACTTCAAGCAACGACGCTTCCCGCGCACTCCCGCAGGCAGAAACTCCCTACGTGGCTACGGGATCGCTCAAGGGCAAGACCATCCTGATGTCCGGTGGAAGCCGCGGCATCGGACTGGCCATTGCCACCCGTGCAGCCCGCGATGGCGCCAACATTGTGCTCATGGCAAAGACGGGCGACCCGCACCCCAAACTGGAGGGGACCGTATTCACCGCCGCGGAACAACTGGTCGCCGCAGGCGGCCAGGCGCTGCCGCTGGTCGGGGACGTCCGCAACGATGACGACGTCGCCGCAGCGGTCGCCGCCGCCGTCGAGCGTTTCGGCGGGATCGACGTCGTTGTTAACAACGCCTCGGCGATCGACCTGTCCCGAACCGACGCCGTGGACATGAAGCGCTATGACCTCATGCAGGACATCAACGTCCGCGGAACCTTCCTGCTCTCCAAGCTGGCGCTGCCTGCGTTGAGGGAATCCAGCCACGCCCACATCCTCACGTTGTCCCCGCCCCTCAACCTGGACCCCAAGTGGGCAGGGATGCATTTGGCTTACACGATGGCGAAGTACGGGATGAGCCTCACCACTCTCGGCCTCGCCGAAGAGTTGAAGGACGACGGCGTTTCGGTCAACTCGCTCTGGCCCTGCACCCTCATTGACACAGCCGCGATCCGAAATATGCCCGGCGGCCAGCAAATCGTGCAGGCGGCACGGGGCCCGGAGATCATGGCGGACGCCGCGCACGCCGTGCTCACAGGTTCGGGCGCCACGGGTAATTTCTTTACCGACGAACAGGTGCTGCGCGCCGCCGGCGTGTCGGACTTTACGCCGTACAGCCTCGGCGCGCCCGAAGACCGCTTGGTGCCGGACATATTTCTCTAG
- a CDS encoding DUF6531 domain-containing protein — translation MTEFVEMPLLPDSGSGHGGRFVYGVAESVKGAFESAASRVVEHSGSRGPLVTAAGEDFRGHFSEVFAANAATAASDASGLASALRTVAGYVGTMIDAAREEDDRRRENNEWVRRHNNRNWFEEGWDNIWGEEARPNMEPGNAPSFPSASASSGSRETPGPGGGYGGGTSSARPESLRSFAAGSRGLDDGIASVPGSLEGELSSFAAQCSWGRIDASGVVTAFREYLRLNEADAAWAVVVADAFAAAGSEGAVSTLSDAAVNEALAAAGVSGTRTGLVIDPPTAAGAMPTSGYANDPVNTATGNFIEPETDLGFAGAGADLAVTRMYNSLGSGLAAPGVFGPGWASVLDQHLAFSDEGCRWVMADGRAVDFPREGAGWARAVGENYWLSREDASTPWLAELTSVPEGVGEVLVVADNQGAWWAYTTGGVWLGTGAGPGRTVSANRETAAPRTPSEAVTSERPDARAVATGEAGDGGVPGAVDRLVHARGRFVEFDYVDGLVAVVRGSDGRRVQYGYDAEGRLTSVGTETGTRVYRWNEAGLIGAVVSAAGVVEAENTYDEAGRVVLQVTQHGRRTRFAYLPGRVTVVSDEDGSRSNSWVADGKGRLVGVLDAEDRRQSMSYDAHSNLVSLTERDGSVTVHGYDARGRKIRTVTPEGADLTYGWDARDRLTTLVTASGATVTYEYADEISRDPSVVVDPLGGRTELQWRDGLLTQVTDPVGVTIGFEYDDFGDLIGTRNAAGDTARIVRDQAGRPVTAVSPSGAMTRFSYDAAGVLVRRQDPDGAVWAFEHDTAGRITAVIAPDGGRTVFGYAPNGELVSTTDPLGRVVERVFDELGNLTAAVLPDGASWGFIHDNLSRLVSVTDPAGHDWAREYDTVGALTAVVDPTGVRTGAVTDRRAGTASLTDAFTTNTFSFDEYGRPTKVESVDGSAELVSYDAAGNPVELVDGEGGLTVLGRDAAGKITSITSPTGAVTRFEYDHCGRPFRSIDPVGAVTVLSYDPDQRLTARRLPGGEVETFAYDACGRLTAKHTPGEGTARYGYDKCGRLSFSQDPWYGTRRFTYNTAGELVATTNGVGGRTRFEYDTRGRLTRITDPTGGVTTRTYTATDQVETVTDPLGRVTTATYDPAGRQISQTNPDGHTTTWTYDAAGREATTSVDGSLITAITRDLPARRVLITDHTGGAGYAVEHELCFDRRGHLTRRTTGDQTLTWEYDGDGNRTGFTTGAGTTTYTRDPAGRVTAVSNPLLGDATFTHDASGRIVSATAGNYAQSWVYRDGALIEHTRTTTDDPGSADVTLIGREDGGRITALSRGGATTRYGYDTAGQLTTAKTGTTSAVVGWEYDAGGRLLRETTPTGARTFAYDAAGQLSAVTEPDGARTGYVYDGLGRRVRAIGPDGSWTEYAWGPTGYLTGTLAKDRDGAVVSGHRLHVDALGELAAVNGTPLWWDTAAPVPTLAGIETTQVLSLPGGVTGIGDAFTAPGWRAARPTDQHDPWAVLGTPTTPTPGSPATNGAGLGGLLPAGIALTAGGGIGIAGLEWLGARAYDPATRGFLSTDPLAPVLGAGWDGNPYAYAGNNPLNTTDPTGLRPLTDADLKAYDGSSRGALAAAGDWWKDNWEYVAAGAAIAVGVGLMFTGVGGPVGVALIGAASGAFIGGGVSVASQKMATGQVNWGQVGVDALVGGAAGLVGGGTASLMSKAAPSVARWGTTVGQSALRFAFSSTGRAATAAGTSGSTSNVLNYQFVNSGNKDIAGYAGAALTGFGTGSLFGVAGTKLSALATSRLPVQPVYPAGWNPRLLAPNVQRWTTTVSEIVNHGSGAVQGAVNQWIRPGADTSRTGILTAATQGFFLGAKGPVAGIHRAP, via the coding sequence GTGACCGAGTTCGTTGAGATGCCGTTGTTGCCGGATTCCGGTTCTGGCCATGGTGGCCGGTTTGTGTATGGGGTCGCTGAGTCGGTGAAGGGTGCTTTTGAGTCCGCAGCGTCGCGGGTTGTGGAGCATTCGGGCTCGCGGGGCCCGTTGGTGACCGCGGCGGGGGAGGATTTCCGGGGGCATTTTTCGGAGGTGTTCGCCGCGAACGCGGCCACGGCAGCCAGTGACGCGTCGGGGTTGGCCTCGGCGTTGCGGACGGTGGCCGGGTATGTGGGGACCATGATCGACGCGGCGCGGGAGGAGGATGACCGGCGTCGGGAGAACAACGAGTGGGTGCGGCGGCATAACAACCGGAACTGGTTCGAAGAGGGCTGGGACAACATTTGGGGTGAAGAAGCCCGGCCGAATATGGAGCCGGGGAACGCGCCGTCGTTCCCGTCGGCGTCTGCGTCGTCGGGGTCGCGGGAGACCCCGGGCCCGGGTGGCGGGTACGGAGGCGGGACGTCCTCGGCCCGTCCGGAGTCGTTGCGTTCTTTCGCGGCAGGGTCGCGTGGCCTCGATGACGGGATCGCGTCGGTGCCGGGGTCCTTGGAGGGGGAGTTGTCTTCGTTCGCGGCGCAGTGTTCCTGGGGACGGATCGACGCTTCCGGTGTGGTGACGGCGTTCCGGGAGTATTTGCGGTTGAATGAGGCGGACGCGGCGTGGGCGGTGGTGGTCGCGGACGCGTTCGCTGCCGCCGGCAGCGAGGGGGCGGTGTCGACCCTGTCGGACGCGGCGGTGAACGAGGCGTTGGCCGCGGCCGGGGTGTCCGGGACCCGGACCGGGTTGGTCATTGACCCGCCCACCGCGGCGGGGGCGATGCCCACCAGTGGGTATGCGAATGATCCGGTGAACACGGCCACGGGGAACTTCATTGAACCCGAAACCGATTTGGGGTTCGCCGGGGCGGGAGCTGACCTGGCGGTGACCCGGATGTATAACTCCCTCGGCTCGGGTTTAGCGGCGCCGGGGGTGTTTGGCCCTGGGTGGGCCTCGGTCCTGGACCAGCACCTGGCCTTCTCGGATGAGGGTTGCCGGTGGGTGATGGCTGATGGGCGGGCGGTGGACTTCCCCCGCGAAGGGGCCGGCTGGGCCCGCGCCGTCGGGGAGAATTACTGGCTCAGCCGCGAAGATGCCAGCACACCGTGGTTGGCGGAGCTGACCTCGGTGCCCGAAGGCGTCGGTGAGGTGTTGGTGGTGGCCGATAACCAGGGCGCCTGGTGGGCTTACACGACCGGCGGGGTGTGGCTCGGGACCGGGGCAGGCCCCGGCCGCACCGTTTCCGCGAATCGCGAAACAGCTGCACCGCGGACTCCTTCAGAGGCTGTGACATCTGAACGCCCAGATGCCCGTGCGGTTGCTACGGGTGAAGCGGGCGACGGCGGCGTGCCGGGGGCGGTTGACCGGTTGGTCCACGCACGGGGCCGGTTCGTGGAGTTTGATTACGTGGACGGGCTGGTGGCGGTGGTCCGGGGTTCGGATGGGCGCCGGGTCCAGTACGGGTACGACGCCGAGGGCCGGCTTACCAGTGTGGGCACGGAGACTGGTACGAGGGTGTATCGGTGGAACGAGGCTGGGCTGATTGGTGCGGTGGTGTCTGCTGCGGGGGTGGTCGAGGCCGAGAATACCTATGACGAGGCCGGCCGGGTGGTCTTGCAGGTCACACAGCATGGGCGGCGGACACGGTTCGCGTATTTACCGGGCCGGGTCACGGTGGTCTCCGATGAGGACGGATCCCGGTCGAACTCCTGGGTCGCTGATGGCAAGGGCCGCCTGGTGGGGGTGTTGGACGCGGAGGACCGGCGCCAGTCCATGTCTTATGACGCGCACTCGAATCTGGTGTCGTTGACGGAGCGTGACGGGTCGGTCACGGTGCATGGCTATGACGCCCGGGGCCGGAAGATCCGCACCGTGACCCCGGAGGGCGCGGACCTGACGTATGGGTGGGACGCGCGGGACCGTCTGACCACCCTGGTCACCGCGTCCGGTGCGACCGTGACCTACGAGTACGCCGACGAGATCTCCCGGGACCCGTCCGTGGTGGTGGACCCGCTGGGCGGCCGGACCGAGCTTCAGTGGCGGGACGGGCTCCTGACCCAGGTGACGGACCCGGTGGGGGTCACGATCGGTTTTGAGTACGACGACTTCGGGGACCTCATCGGAACCCGCAACGCTGCCGGTGACACCGCGAGGATCGTGCGGGACCAGGCGGGCAGGCCGGTCACCGCGGTGAGCCCGTCGGGGGCGATGACCCGGTTCAGTTATGACGCTGCGGGGGTGTTGGTGCGCCGCCAAGATCCGGATGGGGCGGTGTGGGCTTTTGAGCACGATACCGCGGGCCGGATCACCGCGGTGATCGCCCCGGATGGGGGCCGGACCGTGTTCGGGTACGCCCCTAATGGTGAACTGGTGAGCACCACGGACCCGCTCGGCCGGGTCGTGGAGCGGGTGTTTGATGAGCTCGGGAACCTCACCGCGGCGGTGTTGCCGGACGGGGCGTCGTGGGGGTTCATCCACGACAACCTCTCCCGGCTCGTCTCGGTGACGGACCCTGCCGGGCATGACTGGGCGCGGGAGTACGACACGGTCGGTGCCCTGACCGCCGTCGTGGATCCGACCGGTGTCCGGACCGGGGCGGTGACGGACCGGAGGGCCGGGACCGCGTCCCTGACCGACGCCTTCACCACCAACACCTTCAGTTTTGATGAGTACGGCCGCCCCACGAAAGTCGAATCTGTCGACGGTTCCGCGGAGCTGGTCTCTTATGACGCGGCGGGGAACCCTGTCGAGTTGGTCGATGGTGAGGGCGGGTTGACGGTCCTGGGCCGTGACGCGGCGGGGAAGATCACCTCGATCACCTCCCCGACCGGGGCGGTGACCCGGTTCGAGTACGACCATTGCGGCCGACCGTTCCGCAGTATTGACCCGGTCGGGGCCGTCACAGTGCTCTCCTACGACCCGGACCAGCGCCTGACGGCGAGGAGACTGCCGGGCGGGGAGGTCGAAACCTTCGCCTACGACGCGTGCGGCAGGTTGACCGCGAAGCACACTCCGGGGGAGGGCACGGCCCGGTACGGGTACGACAAGTGCGGGCGGCTGAGTTTCTCCCAGGATCCCTGGTACGGGACCCGCCGCTTCACCTACAACACCGCCGGGGAACTGGTGGCCACGACGAACGGGGTCGGGGGCAGGACCCGGTTCGAGTACGACACCCGCGGCCGCCTCACCCGCATCACCGACCCCACCGGTGGGGTCACCACCCGCACCTACACGGCCACGGACCAGGTCGAGACGGTCACGGACCCGCTCGGCCGTGTCACGACCGCCACCTATGACCCGGCCGGGCGGCAGATCTCCCAAACGAACCCGGACGGCCACACGACCACCTGGACCTATGATGCTGCCGGGCGGGAAGCGACCACCTCGGTGGACGGTTCCCTGATCACCGCCATCACCCGCGACCTTCCCGCCCGCAGGGTTCTCATCACGGATCACACCGGCGGGGCCGGGTACGCGGTCGAACACGAACTGTGCTTCGACCGCCGCGGCCACCTCACCCGCCGCACCACCGGTGACCAGACACTGACGTGGGAGTACGACGGGGACGGGAACCGGACCGGTTTCACCACCGGCGCCGGGACCACCACCTACACCCGCGACCCCGCCGGCAGGGTCACGGCCGTGTCGAACCCGTTGCTCGGGGACGCCACGTTCACCCACGATGCCTCCGGGCGCATCGTTTCGGCGACCGCCGGGAACTACGCACAGTCGTGGGTTTACCGGGACGGGGCACTGATCGAGCACACCCGCACCACCACCGATGACCCGGGGTCTGCTGATGTGACCCTGATCGGCCGGGAGGACGGCGGCAGGATCACTGCCCTGTCCCGGGGCGGGGCCACCACCCGGTACGGGTACGACACCGCCGGGCAACTCACCACCGCCAAAACAGGAACCACTTCTGCGGTGGTGGGGTGGGAGTACGACGCCGGTGGGCGGCTGCTCCGCGAAACCACCCCCACCGGGGCACGCACCTTCGCCTATGACGCCGCAGGCCAGCTCTCCGCTGTGACGGAACCTGACGGTGCCCGGACCGGGTATGTGTATGACGGGTTGGGCCGCCGGGTACGGGCGATCGGGCCGGACGGGTCCTGGACCGAATACGCCTGGGGCCCCACCGGCTACCTCACCGGCACCCTCGCAAAGGACCGGGACGGGGCCGTGGTATCCGGGCACCGGCTGCACGTGGACGCGCTCGGTGAACTCGCCGCCGTGAACGGCACACCGTTGTGGTGGGACACCGCCGCACCCGTCCCGACCCTCGCCGGTATAGAGACGACCCAGGTGTTGTCCCTGCCCGGCGGTGTCACCGGCATCGGCGACGCTTTCACCGCGCCCGGGTGGCGTGCCGCCCGCCCCACCGACCAACACGACCCGTGGGCCGTCCTCGGCACCCCCACCACCCCCACCCCAGGTAGCCCCGCAACAAACGGTGCCGGGCTGGGTGGTCTGTTGCCCGCCGGGATCGCCCTGACCGCCGGTGGCGGGATCGGCATCGCCGGACTGGAATGGCTCGGCGCCCGGGCGTATGACCCGGCCACCCGGGGATTCCTCTCCACCGACCCCCTCGCCCCCGTCCTCGGCGCGGGCTGGGACGGGAACCCCTACGCCTACGCCGGAAACAACCCCCTCAACACCACCGACCCCACCGGCCTGCGACCCCTGACCGACGCGGACCTGAAAGCCTACGACGGCTCCTCCCGCGGCGCCCTCGCCGCAGCAGGAGACTGGTGGAAAGATAACTGGGAATACGTCGCCGCGGGGGCCGCGATCGCTGTGGGGGTGGGGCTGATGTTCACCGGAGTCGGTGGACCCGTTGGTGTTGCCTTGATCGGTGCGGCCTCCGGTGCCTTTATAGGTGGAGGAGTGTCGGTTGCTTCACAGAAGATGGCCACCGGGCAGGTGAATTGGGGGCAGGTAGGTGTCGATGCTTTGGTTGGTGGTGCCGCAGGTCTGGTGGGCGGCGGGACCGCCAGCCTCATGTCAAAGGCCGCCCCGTCCGTCGCTCGGTGGGGAACAACAGTGGGGCAGTCCGCCCTGCGTTTCGCGTTCAGCAGCACCGGCCGAGCTGCCACAGCGGCTGGGACTTCAGGGTCCACCTCAAACGTCCTGAACTACCAGTTCGTTAACAGTGGGAACAAGGACATTGCCGGTTATGCCGGAGCTGCGTTGACAGGGTTCGGCACTGGATCACTTTTCGGCGTCGCTGGCACTAAGCTTAGTGCCCTGGCCACCTCACGTTTGCCGGTTCAACCGGTTTATCCGGCCGGATGGAATCCTCGCCTTCTGGCACCCAACGTTCAGCGCTGGACTACTACCGTAAGCGAGATTGTGAACCATGGATCCGGAGCTGTTCAAGGTGCAGTAAATCAGTGGATCCGACCCGGCGCCGACACTTCACGCACCGGAATACTGACCGCGGCAACGCAGGGCTTCTTCCTAGGAGCAAAGGGCCCAGTGGCGGGGATTCACCGCGCGCCCTAA